In Carassius gibelio isolate Cgi1373 ecotype wild population from Czech Republic chromosome B20, carGib1.2-hapl.c, whole genome shotgun sequence, the following are encoded in one genomic region:
- the prg4b gene encoding proteoglycan 4b isoform X18, with the protein MATYLSLLLLFAYASTGSSDPSSCKGRCGAGYYRGSLCQCDYECLSLNECCSDFTQFCTTSDSCKGRCGEPFHRSNPCHCDIDCVSYKQCCPDYENMCLVEDTALKPRKTATAAQRTANLCLNIKNKKSTETSNEDMTNDEGTGEPTEGPPSTEPTEDPASPEPTESPPSTEPTESPPSTEPTESPPSTEPTEVPSGTEPTEGPSGTEPTEFPTVEPIESPSSTEPIEVPSNAEPTESPSSTEPTEVPSNAEPTESPSSTEPTEVPSTAEPTGGPPSTAPTEVSSSAEPTGGPPSTAPTEVSSSAEPTGGPPSTAPTEISSSAEPTGGPPSIAPTEIPLSVEPTEAPLNTAPTEVSSSAEPTEYSVSEMTTKAQSEDPKESSSPRDPSDIIPIKPTEKPLKPISEKDGKKDSIKDYQADDYDSNLCSGRPVSGLTTLRNGTIVVFRGHYFWTLDKQRNPDPPQLITKVWGIPSPIDSVYTRCNCEGKTYFFKGRNYWRFDNGMMDPGFPKSISQGFGQIGHITAALSIPEYRSRKESVIFFRRGGMAQKYTYQVTPNCGKEPKYPAFRVWTRARRQAVSALGPVISISKTWRGFPTIVTSAVSVPSRVKEGYKYYVFSQNKYYSMKMEREKPVILKPATGPKENLATSFFKCPETQKN; encoded by the exons ATGGCTACATATCTGTCCTTACTGCTGCTGTTTGCTTATGCCTCCACAGGCTCTTCAGATCCAA GTAGCTGTAAGGGTCGTTGTGGAGCTGGCTACTACAGAGGAAGTTTGTGCCAGTGTGACTACGAGTGTCTGAGCTTAAATGAGTGCTGTTCGGACTTTACACAGTTTTGTACTACAA GTGACTCTTGCAAAGGACGCTGTGGGGAGCCTTTTCATAGAAGCAATCCATGTCACTGTGATATTGACTGTGTCTCATACAAACAGTGCTGCCCTGATTATGAGAACATGTGCTTGGTGGAAG ATACTGCCTTAAAACCAAGAAAAACTGCCACCGCAGCTCAAAGGACTGCTAACTTATGCCTaaacataaagaataaaaagtctACAG aaaccTCCAATGAGGACATGACCAATGATGAAGGGACTGGAG AACCAACAGAAGGTCCTCCAAGCACAGAACCAACAGAAGATCCAGCAAGCCCAGAACCAACAGAAAGTCCTCCAAGCACAGAACCAACAGAAAGTCCTCCAAGCACAGAACCAACAGAAAGTCCTCCAAGCACAGAACCAACAGAAGTTCCATCAGGCACAGAACCAACAGAAGGTCCATCTGGTACTGAACCAACAGAATTTCCAACCGTGGAACCAATAGAAAGTCCATCAAGCACAGAACCAATAGAAGTTCCATCAAACGCAGAACCAACAGAAAGTCCATCAAGCACAGAACCAACAGAAGTTCCATCAAACGCAGAACCAACAGAAAGTCCATCAAGCACAGAACCAACAGAAGTTCCATCAACCGCAGAACCTACAGGAGGTCCTCCAAGCACAGCACCAACAGAAGTTTCATCAAGTGCAGAACCAACAGGAGGTCCTCCAAGCACAGCACCAACAGAAGTTTCTTCAAGTGCAGAACCAACAGGAGGTCCTCCAAGCACAGCACCAACAGAAATTTCTTCAAGTGCAGAACCAACAGGAG GTCCTCCAAGCATAGCACCAACAGAAATTCCATTAAGCGTAGAACCAACAGAAGCTCCTCTAAACACAGCACCAACAGAAGTTTCTTCAAGTGCAGAACCAACAGAATATTCTGTCAGTGAAATGACAACAAAGGCACAGAGTGAAGACCCAAAGGAATCGTCATCTCCCAGGGATCCTAGTGACATTATTCCAATCAAACCAACAGAAAAACCTCTTAAACCTATCTCAGAAAAGGATGGCAAAAAAGATAGTATTAAAGATTATCAAGCTG atgacTATGACTCTAACCTCTGCAGTGGGCGTCCAGTCAGTGGTTTGACTACTCTAAGAAATGGTACCATTGTGGTGTTCAGAG GACATTATTTTTGGACACTGGACAAACAGAGAAATCCTGATCCTCCTCAGTTAATTACAAAGGTGTGGGGAATCCCATCTCCCATCGACTCGGTTTACACCCGCTGCAACTGCGAGGGCAAAACCTACTTCTTCAAG GGAAGGAACTACTGGAGATTTGACAATGGTATGATGGATCCGGGCTTTCCCAAATCCATCAGCCAGGGCTTCGGACAGATTGGTCATATCACAGCTGCTTTATCTATACCTGAGTACAGAAGCAGAAAAGAGTCGGTAATCTTCTTCAGAAGAG GTGGAATGGCACAAAAGTACACATACCAGGTTACTCCAAACTGTGGAAAAGAGCCAAAATATCCTGCGTTTAGAGTGTGGACGAGAGCCAGACGACAAGCTG TTTCAGCTCTGGGGCCAGTGATCAGTATCTCAAAGACCTGGAGAGGATTTCCGACCATAGTGACCTCAGCTGTGTCTGTTCCCTCAAGAGTGAAAGAGGGCTACAAGTATTACGTATTCTCTCAAA ACAAGTATTACAGCATGAAAATGGAAAGAGAAAAACCAGTAATCCTAAAACCTGCTACTGGTCCAAAGGAAAACTTAGCAACCAGCTTCTTTAAATGCCCAGAAACCCAGAAAAACTGA
- the prg4b gene encoding proteoglycan 4b isoform X32, giving the protein MATYLSLLLLFAYASTGSSDPSSCKGRCGAGYYRGSLCQCDYECLSLNECCSDFTQFCTTSDSCKGRCGEPFHRSNPCHCDIDCVSYKQCCPDYENMCLVEDTALKPRKTATAAQRTANLCLNIKNKKSTETSNEDMTNDEGTGEPTEGPPSTEPTEDPASPEPTESPPSTEPTESPPSTEPTESPPSTEPTEVPSGTEPTEGPSGTEPTEFPTVEPIESPSSTEPIEVPSNAEPTESPPSTAPTEVSSSAEPTGGPPSTAPTEVSSSAEPTGGPPSTAPTEVSSSAEPTGGPPSTAPTDVSSSAEPTGGPPSIAPTEIPLSVEPTEAPLNTAPTEVSSSAEPTEYSVSEMTTKAQSEDPKESSSPRDPSDIIPIKPTEKPLKPISEKDGKKDSIKDYQADDYDSNLCSGRPVSGLTTLRNGTIVVFRGHYFWTLDKQRNPDPPQLITKVWGIPSPIDSVYTRCNCEGKTYFFKGRNYWRFDNGMMDPGFPKSISQGFGQIGHITAALSIPEYRSRKESVIFFRRGGMAQKYTYQVTPNCGKEPKYPAFRVWTRARRQAVSALGPVISISKTWRGFPTIVTSAVSVPSRVKEGYKYYVFSQNKYYSMKMEREKPVILKPATGPKENLATSFFKCPETQKN; this is encoded by the exons ATGGCTACATATCTGTCCTTACTGCTGCTGTTTGCTTATGCCTCCACAGGCTCTTCAGATCCAA GTAGCTGTAAGGGTCGTTGTGGAGCTGGCTACTACAGAGGAAGTTTGTGCCAGTGTGACTACGAGTGTCTGAGCTTAAATGAGTGCTGTTCGGACTTTACACAGTTTTGTACTACAA GTGACTCTTGCAAAGGACGCTGTGGGGAGCCTTTTCATAGAAGCAATCCATGTCACTGTGATATTGACTGTGTCTCATACAAACAGTGCTGCCCTGATTATGAGAACATGTGCTTGGTGGAAG ATACTGCCTTAAAACCAAGAAAAACTGCCACCGCAGCTCAAAGGACTGCTAACTTATGCCTaaacataaagaataaaaagtctACAG aaaccTCCAATGAGGACATGACCAATGATGAAGGGACTGGAG AACCAACAGAAGGTCCTCCAAGCACAGAACCAACAGAAGATCCAGCAAGCCCAGAACCAACAGAAAGTCCTCCAAGCACAGAACCAACAGAAAGTCCTCCAAGCACAGAACCAACAGAAAGTCCTCCAAGCACAGAACCAACAGAAGTTCCATCAGGCACAGAACCAACAGAAGGTCCATCTGGTACTGAACCAACAGAATTTCCAACCGTGGAACCAATAGAAAGTCCATCAAGCACAGAACCAATAGAAGTTCCATCAAACGCAGAACCAACAGAAA GTCCTCCAAGCACAGCACCAACAGAAGTTTCATCAAGTGCAGAACCAACAGGAGGTCCTCCAAGCACAGCACCAACAGAAGTTTCTTCAAGTGCAGAACCAACAGGAG GTCCTCCAAGCACAGCACCAACAGAAGTTTCATCAAGTGCAGAACCAACAGGAGGTCCTCCAAGCACAGCACCAACAGATGTTTCTTCAAGTGCAGAACCAACAGGAGGTCCTCCAAGCATAGCACCAACAGAAATTCCATTAAGCGTAGAACCAACAGAAGCTCCTCTAAACACAGCACCAACAGAAGTTTCTTCAAGTGCAGAACCAACAGAATATTCTGTCAGTGAAATGACAACAAAGGCACAGAGTGAAGACCCAAAGGAATCGTCATCTCCCAGGGATCCTAGTGACATTATTCCAATCAAACCAACAGAAAAACCTCTTAAACCTATCTCAGAAAAGGATGGCAAAAAAGATAGTATTAAAGATTATCAAGCTG atgacTATGACTCTAACCTCTGCAGTGGGCGTCCAGTCAGTGGTTTGACTACTCTAAGAAATGGTACCATTGTGGTGTTCAGAG GACATTATTTTTGGACACTGGACAAACAGAGAAATCCTGATCCTCCTCAGTTAATTACAAAGGTGTGGGGAATCCCATCTCCCATCGACTCGGTTTACACCCGCTGCAACTGCGAGGGCAAAACCTACTTCTTCAAG GGAAGGAACTACTGGAGATTTGACAATGGTATGATGGATCCGGGCTTTCCCAAATCCATCAGCCAGGGCTTCGGACAGATTGGTCATATCACAGCTGCTTTATCTATACCTGAGTACAGAAGCAGAAAAGAGTCGGTAATCTTCTTCAGAAGAG GTGGAATGGCACAAAAGTACACATACCAGGTTACTCCAAACTGTGGAAAAGAGCCAAAATATCCTGCGTTTAGAGTGTGGACGAGAGCCAGACGACAAGCTG TTTCAGCTCTGGGGCCAGTGATCAGTATCTCAAAGACCTGGAGAGGATTTCCGACCATAGTGACCTCAGCTGTGTCTGTTCCCTCAAGAGTGAAAGAGGGCTACAAGTATTACGTATTCTCTCAAA ACAAGTATTACAGCATGAAAATGGAAAGAGAAAAACCAGTAATCCTAAAACCTGCTACTGGTCCAAAGGAAAACTTAGCAACCAGCTTCTTTAAATGCCCAGAAACCCAGAAAAACTGA
- the prg4b gene encoding proteoglycan 4b isoform X4, whose amino-acid sequence MATYLSLLLLFAYASTGSSDPSSCKGRCGAGYYRGSLCQCDYECLSLNECCSDFTQFCTTSDSCKGRCGEPFHRSNPCHCDIDCVSYKQCCPDYENMCLVEDTALKPRKTATAAQRTANLCLNIKNKKSTETSNEDMTNDEGTGEPTESPPSTEPTESPPSTEPTESPPSTEPTEVPSGTEPTEGPSGTEPTEFPTVEPIESPSSTEPIEVPSNAEPTESPSSTEPTEVPSNAEPTESPSSTEPTEVPSTAEPTGGPPSTAPTEVSSSAEPTGGPPSTAPTEVSSSAEPTGGPPSTAPTEISSSAEPTGGPPSIAPTEISSSAEPTGGPPSTAPTEVSSSAEPTGGPPSTAPTDVSSSAEPTGGPPSIAPTEIPLSVEPTEAPLNTAPTEVSSSAEPTEYSVSEMTTKAQSEDPKESSSPRDPSDIIPIKPTEKPLKPISEKDGKKDSIKDYQADDYDSNLCSGRPVSGLTTLRNGTIVVFRGHYFWTLDKQRNPDPPQLITKVWGIPSPIDSVYTRCNCEGKTYFFKGRNYWRFDNGMMDPGFPKSISQGFGQIGHITAALSIPEYRSRKESVIFFRRGGMAQKYTYQVTPNCGKEPKYPAFRVWTRARRQAVSALGPVISISKTWRGFPTIVTSAVSVPSRVKEGYKYYVFSQNKYYSMKMEREKPVILKPATGPKENLATSFFKCPETQKN is encoded by the exons ATGGCTACATATCTGTCCTTACTGCTGCTGTTTGCTTATGCCTCCACAGGCTCTTCAGATCCAA GTAGCTGTAAGGGTCGTTGTGGAGCTGGCTACTACAGAGGAAGTTTGTGCCAGTGTGACTACGAGTGTCTGAGCTTAAATGAGTGCTGTTCGGACTTTACACAGTTTTGTACTACAA GTGACTCTTGCAAAGGACGCTGTGGGGAGCCTTTTCATAGAAGCAATCCATGTCACTGTGATATTGACTGTGTCTCATACAAACAGTGCTGCCCTGATTATGAGAACATGTGCTTGGTGGAAG ATACTGCCTTAAAACCAAGAAAAACTGCCACCGCAGCTCAAAGGACTGCTAACTTATGCCTaaacataaagaataaaaagtctACAG aaaccTCCAATGAGGACATGACCAATGATGAAGGGACTGGAG AACCAACAGAAAGTCCTCCAAGCACAGAACCAACAGAAAGTCCTCCAAGCACAGAACCAACAGAAAGTCCTCCAAGCACAGAACCAACAGAAGTTCCATCAGGCACAGAACCAACAGAAGGTCCATCTGGTACTGAACCAACAGAATTTCCAACCGTGGAACCAATAGAAAGTCCATCAAGCACAGAACCAATAGAAGTTCCATCAAACGCAGAACCAACAGAAAGTCCATCAAGCACAGAACCAACAGAAGTTCCATCAAACGCAGAACCAACAGAAAGTCCATCAAGCACAGAACCAACAGAAGTTCCATCAACCGCAGAACCTACAGGAGGTCCTCCAAGCACAGCACCAACAGAAGTTTCATCAAGTGCAGAACCAACAGGAGGTCCTCCAAGCACAGCACCAACAGAAGTTTCTTCAAGTGCAGAACCAACAGGAGGTCCTCCAAGCACAGCACCAACAGAAATTTCTTCAAGTGCAGAACCAACAGGAGGTCCTCCAAGCATAGCACCAACAGAAATTTCTTCAAGTGCAGAACCAACAGGAGGTCCTCCAAGCACAGCACCAACAGAAGTTTCATCAAGTGCAGAACCAACAGGAGGTCCTCCAAGCACAGCACCAACAGATGTTTCTTCAAGTGCAGAACCAACAGGAGGTCCTCCAAGCATAGCACCAACAGAAATTCCATTAAGCGTAGAACCAACAGAAGCTCCTCTAAACACAGCACCAACAGAAGTTTCTTCAAGTGCAGAACCAACAGAATATTCTGTCAGTGAAATGACAACAAAGGCACAGAGTGAAGACCCAAAGGAATCGTCATCTCCCAGGGATCCTAGTGACATTATTCCAATCAAACCAACAGAAAAACCTCTTAAACCTATCTCAGAAAAGGATGGCAAAAAAGATAGTATTAAAGATTATCAAGCTG atgacTATGACTCTAACCTCTGCAGTGGGCGTCCAGTCAGTGGTTTGACTACTCTAAGAAATGGTACCATTGTGGTGTTCAGAG GACATTATTTTTGGACACTGGACAAACAGAGAAATCCTGATCCTCCTCAGTTAATTACAAAGGTGTGGGGAATCCCATCTCCCATCGACTCGGTTTACACCCGCTGCAACTGCGAGGGCAAAACCTACTTCTTCAAG GGAAGGAACTACTGGAGATTTGACAATGGTATGATGGATCCGGGCTTTCCCAAATCCATCAGCCAGGGCTTCGGACAGATTGGTCATATCACAGCTGCTTTATCTATACCTGAGTACAGAAGCAGAAAAGAGTCGGTAATCTTCTTCAGAAGAG GTGGAATGGCACAAAAGTACACATACCAGGTTACTCCAAACTGTGGAAAAGAGCCAAAATATCCTGCGTTTAGAGTGTGGACGAGAGCCAGACGACAAGCTG TTTCAGCTCTGGGGCCAGTGATCAGTATCTCAAAGACCTGGAGAGGATTTCCGACCATAGTGACCTCAGCTGTGTCTGTTCCCTCAAGAGTGAAAGAGGGCTACAAGTATTACGTATTCTCTCAAA ACAAGTATTACAGCATGAAAATGGAAAGAGAAAAACCAGTAATCCTAAAACCTGCTACTGGTCCAAAGGAAAACTTAGCAACCAGCTTCTTTAAATGCCCAGAAACCCAGAAAAACTGA
- the prg4b gene encoding proteoglycan 4b isoform X39 — protein MATYLSLLLLFAYASTGSSDPSSCKGRCGAGYYRGSLCQCDYECLSLNECCSDFTQFCTTSDSCKGRCGEPFHRSNPCHCDIDCVSYKQCCPDYENMCLVEDTALKPRKTATAAQRTANLCLNIKNKKSTETSNEDMTNDEGTGEPTEGPPSTEPTEDPASPEPTESPPSTEPTESPPSTEPTESPPSTEPTEVPSGTEPTEGPSGTEPTEFPTVEPIESPSSTEPIEVPSNAEPTESPSSTEPTEVPSNAEPTESPPSTAPTEVSSSAEPTGGPPSTAPTDVSSSAEPTGGPPSIAPTEIPLSVEPTEAPLNTAPTEVSSSAEPTEYSVSEMTTKAQSEDPKESSSPRDPSDIIPIKPTEKPLKPISEKDGKKDSIKDYQADDYDSNLCSGRPVSGLTTLRNGTIVVFRGHYFWTLDKQRNPDPPQLITKVWGIPSPIDSVYTRCNCEGKTYFFKGRNYWRFDNGMMDPGFPKSISQGFGQIGHITAALSIPEYRSRKESVIFFRRGGMAQKYTYQVTPNCGKEPKYPAFRVWTRARRQAVSALGPVISISKTWRGFPTIVTSAVSVPSRVKEGYKYYVFSQNKYYSMKMEREKPVILKPATGPKENLATSFFKCPETQKN, from the exons ATGGCTACATATCTGTCCTTACTGCTGCTGTTTGCTTATGCCTCCACAGGCTCTTCAGATCCAA GTAGCTGTAAGGGTCGTTGTGGAGCTGGCTACTACAGAGGAAGTTTGTGCCAGTGTGACTACGAGTGTCTGAGCTTAAATGAGTGCTGTTCGGACTTTACACAGTTTTGTACTACAA GTGACTCTTGCAAAGGACGCTGTGGGGAGCCTTTTCATAGAAGCAATCCATGTCACTGTGATATTGACTGTGTCTCATACAAACAGTGCTGCCCTGATTATGAGAACATGTGCTTGGTGGAAG ATACTGCCTTAAAACCAAGAAAAACTGCCACCGCAGCTCAAAGGACTGCTAACTTATGCCTaaacataaagaataaaaagtctACAG aaaccTCCAATGAGGACATGACCAATGATGAAGGGACTGGAG AACCAACAGAAGGTCCTCCAAGCACAGAACCAACAGAAGATCCAGCAAGCCCAGAACCAACAGAAAGTCCTCCAAGCACAGAACCAACAGAAAGTCCTCCAAGCACAGAACCAACAGAAAGTCCTCCAAGCACAGAACCAACAGAAGTTCCATCAGGCACAGAACCAACAGAAGGTCCATCTGGTACTGAACCAACAGAATTTCCAACCGTGGAACCAATAGAAAGTCCATCAAGCACAGAACCAATAGAAGTTCCATCAAACGCAGAACCAACAGAAAGTCCATCAAGCACAGAACCAACAGAAGTTCCATCAAACGCAGAACCAACAGAAA GTCCTCCAAGCACAGCACCAACAGAAGTTTCTTCAAGTGCAGAACCAACAGGAG GTCCTCCAAGCACAGCACCAACAGATGTTTCTTCAAGTGCAGAACCAACAGGAGGTCCTCCAAGCATAGCACCAACAGAAATTCCATTAAGCGTAGAACCAACAGAAGCTCCTCTAAACACAGCACCAACAGAAGTTTCTTCAAGTGCAGAACCAACAGAATATTCTGTCAGTGAAATGACAACAAAGGCACAGAGTGAAGACCCAAAGGAATCGTCATCTCCCAGGGATCCTAGTGACATTATTCCAATCAAACCAACAGAAAAACCTCTTAAACCTATCTCAGAAAAGGATGGCAAAAAAGATAGTATTAAAGATTATCAAGCTG atgacTATGACTCTAACCTCTGCAGTGGGCGTCCAGTCAGTGGTTTGACTACTCTAAGAAATGGTACCATTGTGGTGTTCAGAG GACATTATTTTTGGACACTGGACAAACAGAGAAATCCTGATCCTCCTCAGTTAATTACAAAGGTGTGGGGAATCCCATCTCCCATCGACTCGGTTTACACCCGCTGCAACTGCGAGGGCAAAACCTACTTCTTCAAG GGAAGGAACTACTGGAGATTTGACAATGGTATGATGGATCCGGGCTTTCCCAAATCCATCAGCCAGGGCTTCGGACAGATTGGTCATATCACAGCTGCTTTATCTATACCTGAGTACAGAAGCAGAAAAGAGTCGGTAATCTTCTTCAGAAGAG GTGGAATGGCACAAAAGTACACATACCAGGTTACTCCAAACTGTGGAAAAGAGCCAAAATATCCTGCGTTTAGAGTGTGGACGAGAGCCAGACGACAAGCTG TTTCAGCTCTGGGGCCAGTGATCAGTATCTCAAAGACCTGGAGAGGATTTCCGACCATAGTGACCTCAGCTGTGTCTGTTCCCTCAAGAGTGAAAGAGGGCTACAAGTATTACGTATTCTCTCAAA ACAAGTATTACAGCATGAAAATGGAAAGAGAAAAACCAGTAATCCTAAAACCTGCTACTGGTCCAAAGGAAAACTTAGCAACCAGCTTCTTTAAATGCCCAGAAACCCAGAAAAACTGA
- the prg4b gene encoding proteoglycan 4b isoform X8, whose product MATYLSLLLLFAYASTGSSDPSSCKGRCGAGYYRGSLCQCDYECLSLNECCSDFTQFCTTSDSCKGRCGEPFHRSNPCHCDIDCVSYKQCCPDYENMCLVEDTALKPRKTATAAQRTANLCLNIKNKKSTETSNEDMTNDEGTGEPTESPPSTEPTESPPSTEPTEVPSGTEPTEGPSGTEPTEFPTVEPIESPSSTEPIEVPSNAEPTESPSSTEPTEVPSNAEPTESPSSTEPTEVPSTAEPTGGPPSTAPTEVSSSAEPTGGPPSTAPTEVSSSAEPTGGPPSTAPTEISSSAEPTGGPPSIAPTEISSSAEPTGGPPSTAPTEVSSSAEPTGGPPSTAPTDVSSSAEPTGGPPSIAPTEIPLSVEPTEAPLNTAPTEVSSSAEPTEYSVSEMTTKAQSEDPKESSSPRDPSDIIPIKPTEKPLKPISEKDGKKDSIKDYQADDYDSNLCSGRPVSGLTTLRNGTIVVFRGHYFWTLDKQRNPDPPQLITKVWGIPSPIDSVYTRCNCEGKTYFFKGRNYWRFDNGMMDPGFPKSISQGFGQIGHITAALSIPEYRSRKESVIFFRRGGMAQKYTYQVTPNCGKEPKYPAFRVWTRARRQAVSALGPVISISKTWRGFPTIVTSAVSVPSRVKEGYKYYVFSQNKYYSMKMEREKPVILKPATGPKENLATSFFKCPETQKN is encoded by the exons ATGGCTACATATCTGTCCTTACTGCTGCTGTTTGCTTATGCCTCCACAGGCTCTTCAGATCCAA GTAGCTGTAAGGGTCGTTGTGGAGCTGGCTACTACAGAGGAAGTTTGTGCCAGTGTGACTACGAGTGTCTGAGCTTAAATGAGTGCTGTTCGGACTTTACACAGTTTTGTACTACAA GTGACTCTTGCAAAGGACGCTGTGGGGAGCCTTTTCATAGAAGCAATCCATGTCACTGTGATATTGACTGTGTCTCATACAAACAGTGCTGCCCTGATTATGAGAACATGTGCTTGGTGGAAG ATACTGCCTTAAAACCAAGAAAAACTGCCACCGCAGCTCAAAGGACTGCTAACTTATGCCTaaacataaagaataaaaagtctACAG aaaccTCCAATGAGGACATGACCAATGATGAAGGGACTGGAG AACCAACAGAAAGTCCTCCAAGCACAGAACCAACAGAAAGTCCTCCAAGCACAGAACCAACAGAAGTTCCATCAGGCACAGAACCAACAGAAGGTCCATCTGGTACTGAACCAACAGAATTTCCAACCGTGGAACCAATAGAAAGTCCATCAAGCACAGAACCAATAGAAGTTCCATCAAACGCAGAACCAACAGAAAGTCCATCAAGCACAGAACCAACAGAAGTTCCATCAAACGCAGAACCAACAGAAAGTCCATCAAGCACAGAACCAACAGAAGTTCCATCAACCGCAGAACCTACAGGAGGTCCTCCAAGCACAGCACCAACAGAAGTTTCATCAAGTGCAGAACCAACAGGAGGTCCTCCAAGCACAGCACCAACAGAAGTTTCTTCAAGTGCAGAACCAACAGGAGGTCCTCCAAGCACAGCACCAACAGAAATTTCTTCAAGTGCAGAACCAACAGGAGGTCCTCCAAGCATAGCACCAACAGAAATTTCTTCAAGTGCAGAACCAACAGGAGGTCCTCCAAGCACAGCACCAACAGAAGTTTCATCAAGTGCAGAACCAACAGGAGGTCCTCCAAGCACAGCACCAACAGATGTTTCTTCAAGTGCAGAACCAACAGGAGGTCCTCCAAGCATAGCACCAACAGAAATTCCATTAAGCGTAGAACCAACAGAAGCTCCTCTAAACACAGCACCAACAGAAGTTTCTTCAAGTGCAGAACCAACAGAATATTCTGTCAGTGAAATGACAACAAAGGCACAGAGTGAAGACCCAAAGGAATCGTCATCTCCCAGGGATCCTAGTGACATTATTCCAATCAAACCAACAGAAAAACCTCTTAAACCTATCTCAGAAAAGGATGGCAAAAAAGATAGTATTAAAGATTATCAAGCTG atgacTATGACTCTAACCTCTGCAGTGGGCGTCCAGTCAGTGGTTTGACTACTCTAAGAAATGGTACCATTGTGGTGTTCAGAG GACATTATTTTTGGACACTGGACAAACAGAGAAATCCTGATCCTCCTCAGTTAATTACAAAGGTGTGGGGAATCCCATCTCCCATCGACTCGGTTTACACCCGCTGCAACTGCGAGGGCAAAACCTACTTCTTCAAG GGAAGGAACTACTGGAGATTTGACAATGGTATGATGGATCCGGGCTTTCCCAAATCCATCAGCCAGGGCTTCGGACAGATTGGTCATATCACAGCTGCTTTATCTATACCTGAGTACAGAAGCAGAAAAGAGTCGGTAATCTTCTTCAGAAGAG GTGGAATGGCACAAAAGTACACATACCAGGTTACTCCAAACTGTGGAAAAGAGCCAAAATATCCTGCGTTTAGAGTGTGGACGAGAGCCAGACGACAAGCTG TTTCAGCTCTGGGGCCAGTGATCAGTATCTCAAAGACCTGGAGAGGATTTCCGACCATAGTGACCTCAGCTGTGTCTGTTCCCTCAAGAGTGAAAGAGGGCTACAAGTATTACGTATTCTCTCAAA ACAAGTATTACAGCATGAAAATGGAAAGAGAAAAACCAGTAATCCTAAAACCTGCTACTGGTCCAAAGGAAAACTTAGCAACCAGCTTCTTTAAATGCCCAGAAACCCAGAAAAACTGA